The sequence GCTCTGCAAGGCCCACAGCGGAGACCACAGGATTCTTGATTTTTCACTTGTTTCTCTGCCCCATGATCTGTATTCCTCTTTATCTTCTTTTATGACACATCTTGCAGAGGAATGGAATCCCTGCTTTTCCTGAGAGATATGGAGTTAAAGAAAACAATTACCAAGCAAGGAGGTGCAGCTTATCTTTAAAGTGTGAGATATTTCCCCACTGTAAAGAGCTCACACACATTGTAAACAATgttgagaaaacagaagaaatttaatggaaaaaaattcatCGCTTTTCTTACTCGTTTTAACGTTGTGAGGTATTTCCTCCCAGTgataggggttttttttttaaagtcacagaTACATAAATCAGTCAATAAATAACAAATGTGAGCAGACTAGAGATGAGCCAGAAGAAATGAAGTGTATTGAGGTCTTGAGGCAGCGTCACTATCCAAGGAGTATTTtggtcttttttaaaacaataacaacaacttaGCTTAGAAATTGTAATCTTTGCTGAATTTGTTCACTGGATTTTGCTTTCTGCCTAATATATTTTGTaaacacaaactttttttttggaaGTCTTCCTGAATTATTTGTCCGATGTGGAAAAACTCCCAAATTCTAGTTCCATAAACActgcgtgctaagtcccttcagttgcatctgacccttttcgacgccatggactgtagcctgccaggctcctctgtccatgggattctctaggcaagaacgctggagtgggttgccatgcccttctccagggggtcttccccacccaggaatttaACCGGTATCTCTTaatgtctgtctcctgcattggcaggtgggttctttatcactggcgcCCCCTGTGGTACATCTAATTCTACCAAGGATGCTGTAGTTTCAAGGAGCAACATCACCCTCTTGTGGCTCTATTAAGGTATTGCTCTGAGGACTTGGATTTGTGTTCCTGTTCCGGGCCTGGTTATACAACATAATACTTTGGCCCTTTACGAGGGATCCATCTGGTCTGCAGGTGGGGGCCTCCCACTCTATAAAGAGGAATAAAATAGCAAACATGTTGAACACATGTATGTGCAACAGAAAGTTAAATGTATATTAAAGACACTAATACAAGAATAGAAACAAGTGCATTTGAGTGGCAGAATTAAGGATAATTTATCAGCATTACATTCTCAACATTTCAAAGTGTTTTCAATAAAGTTTTTACAATATGATATTAACAACTTACAAAATATCTTAATATATAGTCCATGCCCACTTTTGTGAAGAAATCAAGCCCAAGAGTGAGAAGCCTGTTTATGGTGAAGACTGTTTTTTATCCAAGTGACCCTGGGGACTCGAGTCATAATaatttggttttttggctgtactgcttGGCTTTCAGGCTCTTAGTTCCcaaagcagggactgaacctaagCCCATGACTGTGAAAGTACTGAGTCCtggtccagggaattctctataaggatttttttttaaacaactttattaAGATATGATTCACATAGCATACAATTCCCCCATCTAAAGTGTAGAATTCACTGCTTTTAGTGTATTCACAGTCCACTTTATAACATTTTCATTCCCCCAAGAAGAAACCCTTAGCATCACTCCTGAATCTCCCCCTCCTTCCTGTCCAACCCCCATCAACCACAAATCTAATTTCCGTCCCTAGTAGACATCTCACGTCAATGGGTTCATGCCACATGCTGACTTTAGTGTCTGGGATCTTTCGCTGAGCATACtgtcttcaaggttcatacacatggtatcagaacttcattccttttgctttgttgtctagttgctcagtcgtgtctgactcttctgtgaccccatggactctaacccatgaggatcctctgtccatgggattttccaggcaaagtgggttgccatttccttctccaggggatcttcccgacccagggagtgaaactgtgtctcctgcttggcaggtggattttttttttttttttttttttaaccactgagccacagggaagccctcattcatttttaaggctgaataaatTCCATTGCATGGATAGACCACATACAGGCCAGACCAGGTGTTTTGGAGAGAAGCATGGATTTTGGATTAATCCAGCAGGTGCCGATCCTGCACGCAGGCCAGAGGAAGATGGTGGTCTGAAGAGTCGGGGGGCAGGTGCTAGATGGCTTGGCGGAGAAGGGAGGGGTGTGGACTGTTCCAAAAAGTCTAACTGTTGAGGGAAGGAGGGGTTTTGTGAGCTTTTGTTTTAGGATTTAGGAGACATAAGAAGCTTAGGCATccttgactcaaaggacatgagtttgagcgaaatCTGGGAGATgaagaaggacagagaagcctggcgtgctgcagtccacggggtcgcaaagagtcggacacgactgaacaacaacaatgagaagcctgggcctGAAAACTCTAAATGCGGAAACCCAGAGGAGGCAGAGGTCTGGGAACTAGGGAAAGCAGATCGTTCAGATGGAGAAAGGGCCCTGGTGTGGGGGTACCAAGGGAACTGGATTGGACACTTTGTTCTCCAAATCAAGATAAAATTTGTATGCTCTCTTTATCCAGACAGTGATGAGTCATTAGAGCTTAAGAAGCATTCATCCTCAATGGATGAACTGTGAAAGAGAAATTGTAAAATTCAGAATCATGGAGGAATAACTTTCATCAGAAATGTGCATTGTGGGGGGAACCTCATTCATCAGTATGATAGATGGAGCATTACTATGTATAGTTTGCTATAGTTGTggagtttttttaaataattttatttgcatgtgtggtaaaataaacataacaaaaattTACTACTTTAACCACTTTTAAGTGAcagctcagtggcattaagtacattcacattgttgttcaatcatcaccaccatccatctccagaaatttttcatcttcccaaactgaaacggTCCCCATGAGTGCAcgcgcagttgtgtctgactgtgacatggcccaccaggctcctctgtccatgggattctctgggcaagaatgctggagtgggttgtcgaacccatatctcctctcccgtgtctcctgcactgcaggcgggttctttaccgggGATGCCCAAAATGGTCTCCATTAAACACTAAGTCCCCattcctcctccccaccagccCCTGTCAACTACTGTtggactttctgtctctatgaatttgactagctacatcatgtaagtggaatcatagagcatttgtccttttgtgtttggcttattTCATGTTACAGATTCTTAAAATGCACAATTCTCATTTGATATCctttatacttaatattttgttcCTCTCACTGAGTTACCAGTCTTTCAAATGTGAGCATCTGAGGGATTTAAAATTGGTGTTGGATGACCCTTAGAGTTCAAGAGTTCAAAAGCACTTTGATATTGGATATTCCACATCCATTAGTATTATCCCATCTATCAAAAAGTCAAAACTGACTATGTTCAGTTGCTTGCCAAGAATATCAGTTAGTGCTGCATAACAAATGAGCCCTGATCTTACTTGCTTAAATTAACCATAGTCTATTATTGATCAGGGTTCCATGGGGTGCCTGGGCCACTTTCCCCTGGCTCGCTCTTGTGGTTACACACAGCTGGAGGGTCACTGAACTTGACAGTGGAAATGGTCTCCCTCCAGGCCTGGCAGTGCCTCCCTCCCGTGTGTAGCCCCTCATATAGCTTCCTTCTCTGGCAGTCTCAGGGCCCCTGTCTCAGAGGGTGACCCCCCACAGCAAGCTTCTGCCATGCTCTATTGGCTACAGCAAGTGACCAGTCTGGGCTGGAGACCAGTTCAGATTCAAGCCAACATTGCAGAGGGACCTGCATACTTTATGGGAGGATTTGTGGTCATTAAACAGTCTACACTTTAAGGCCCTTTAGTGGCTGAGAATGGGAACCCTCAATCAAATCTGAATTGAAGCCCATTGCAAGGACCCAAGTCTTTCCACAGCCTGTGGTCAGCCACACGTCGAGGTCTTTTGTTGCACTGGAATTTGTTCCATATCCTGAGGTACATGCAcagcgcttagtcgctcagtcatgtcccactctttgcgaccccaaggcctacagcctgccaggttccttttgtccatggggactctccaggcaagaatactggagtgggtatattTTAAGCTTTGTAAACAGAAGCTTCAGTTGAGAGAATTACACTGCCTCGGGGTGCCCATGACTCTGGGTGCAGTTCCACCGGAATCTGGGGGTTCTCTGTCGGAAGGCTTCGGCCTCCGATCTCATGAGACTGAGGTCGGGGTCCTTGCTGCCTCCACTGAGGACCGAGCGCAGGGTCTCATAGGAATGTGCGGTGGGAGGGCAGTGACCGCAACGTTTTGGCGGCCTGAGCTGTCTGAACGGCCTGTGGAAGGGAGGGCCGACTCCCTACGGCCTTTCGCCATGTCGTGGGAAGGACGCGGGGTCGACGACGCGTTCCTGAGCCCCTCAACCCCCAGCGCTCAAGCTCCGGAGGCGGGCTCCCGGCGGACGGACGTGCGCCGGGGCCAATCAGCGAGGGGGGGCGGAGCTGCTCGCGGAACTTTTCCCGCCTGAGCGGCCGCGGGCGCGGAGGCGCCGCCGCTGTCCAGCCGCCGCTGTCCCGCCTCTGCCATCACACGAGCCCCCGGGTCCCCAGGGCCGCCGCGCCCGTCAGGACAGGGCTTTGCTGCTGCCCTCGGTAGCCTTGCCTCTGCCTCCACGGGGACCCAGGAGCGCCGCGCGTGGTCTGATAGACCTTGGGGAGCTGCATGTGGGCCCCAGACCAGGAAACGCCACGCGGCAGGAATGGGGGAGCCGGGGTGACAGCTCGCAGATGGGGAAGTCGGAAGGTTGAGGTCCGATTCTGGGCTGTCACCGAGAGGTGGGAAAGGCCCTGGCATGCATCCCACCCAGTCCAGCAAGAAGACAAAGCAGTCACTGATGCCCCCACACCGATGCCCCAGGGCCCGGGTCTCCAGGCCAGCCCTGCCCCTGTCAGCCATCCTTTCTGCTTCTCCAGACCAGCAGCCAGGGAGTCCTCAGTGACCACGGCTCCTCTGGACACCTCCACAGCCCTGTCCCCACTCAGCTGGGGCAGCGCCAGCACCAGCTCGGACAGAAGTCGCTGCCCTCCTGGGGCCCTGGCATCGCCTAGCCCTGGGGGGCCTGGGCCTTTGGCCTGGGCCTCTGGCCTGGGATGGGGACTGGACCTATTTGTGAATCCAGAGTCCCGCCTCCCAGGGTCAGGCTCCCCTCTGGGGCCTGCAGAGTGCCCTGGGGGCCCAGCCCCCGCTCCTGGTGACACAGACAGAGTGTCGGGGTGAAGGGCAGCGGGCCTTCTGGGAGGGTCAGTGACCTGAGCTCACATCCCCCAAGTGCTTTTCCCCGACGCCCATTGCTCAGGAAGCCAGGCTCCTGTTATCCTGGAGCAGGTAGCCCAGGTGTAGTGCGGGGCGGGCCCTGGACCCGCTCGACTGGACCCCCAGCTCTGCTCCCTGGCCGTGTGCCTCCGTGTTCTCATCTGTAACCTGGGTCGATGAGAATGATCAACTTCCACAACGTGGAGTGCAGGTGAAATGGGACAAACCCGTGGAAGCACTCCACCCCGAGCTCAGCACCTGTGGGCCTGGATTCCTAGTAACTCAGCTGTCAGTACCTTGGTCACCCCAGCAGCCCCTGCAGAGCCCTGTTTCTggcacattttacagatggggagtgAGGTTTGGCTGGGGGAGGTGATGGTCCCAAGGCTGCCAAGACAGCAGACATGCCGGCCCGGTTTCTCCGGCTCCATTCAGATCCTTCCCCAAGGTGGGGGTGGGCGTGGGGGGCACAGGGTAGCCCCCCCGCCCTGACCTCCAGCCCAGATTCCTCCTGAACCCTGGCCCAAGGGCCCCTCCACTGATGGgatatttttttcccatgtgagatcttagttccccaaccagggatcgaacctatggctcctgcattagaagcgcagagtcttatccactggactgccagggatgtccTCGCTGATGGGATTTTGCCTCCTCCCCTAGGACAgagcccctggactgccaggttcCTTGCAGGGAGGTGGAGGACAAATCCTACTGAGACCTGAGCGTGGCCTGGGGGCCCGGCTGCCTGTCCCAGAATGCCCCTGCCCGAGCCCAGCGAGCAGGAGGGCGAGAGTGTGAAGGCCGGCCAGGAGCCCTCCCCTGAGCCCCCTGAGCCGGGCACAGATGTCGTCCTTGAAGCCCCCACGAAGCCCATGGAGTTCTCTGAACTGGTCCTCCTGGCGGCCTCCACTGAGAGTGGGGATGGAGTGGACACCCAGCCCGAAGAAGTGCACTGTGTCCTTACCCTGGAGATGGCTGACCCTGACACCCTGGCCGGGACGCCCCAGATCCTGCCAGTAGAGGGACAGTGCGGGGTGGTCCAGCCAAGGCCCCAGACCCAGCCACTGAAACCCAGCAAGCCAAACATTGGTGAGTTCCAAGCCAGCTGCCCCCAGACGACCACCTTTGTGGCCCCCCGTGCTCAAACTTGGGCTTTTCCAGCAGGGTGACCTTGGccatcccttcccttctctgagcAGGGCCTCCCTGACCTTATCCCAGGCTGGTTCAACGAGGGCAGGAAAGCGTCCCTGGGCGCCCCAGTCCCTGTGTTCCTGTCCGTGGCCCTGGCTGCAGGCCTTGCTCCGGGTCAGCTGACCTGCCCCCTATCTTGTCTTCTGCAGTCACCCAGCCCCTGGAGTTCCTGAGGACCCCGTTTGGGGGCCGCCTGCTGGTGCTGGAGTCCTTCCTGTACAAGCAGGAGAAGGCCGTGGGGGACAAGGTGTACTGGAAGTGCCGTGAGCACACTGAGCTGGGCTGTCGGGGCCGGGCCATCACCCGCGGCTCGCGGGCCACAGTCATGCGGGGCCACTGCCACCCACCCGACGAGGAGGGCCTGGCGGCCCGGCGCCAGAGACAGAAGCAGCCCGGCCCAGCCCTACCCGAGGGCGTGGCGGGTTCCCAGGGCCCCAGCAGCCTGGTggaggagcccctggagggggCGGGCCCGTGGCTGTGCCCCGTGGAGCCAGATCCGACCCCAGGCCCGATGCTGAGCTACCTGGTCCCCGAGGAGGACGAGGGGCTCCGAGCCCTGGCGCTGCTGAGATTGCCCCCGAAGAAACGCTCGACGCTGGGGAGCAGTGAGTGCCCCCACCCTGGCCTTACCCTTGAGCAGGCGGGAACCACTCCCCTTTCCTCTGCCCAAAGACACACCTGGGTCCTCTTGGCTTCTTAACACGCTGAAAGTCAAAAAacgattttaaaaatataaaggtgTCCCAATAATCATTAAGCCCGTGGGGGTAGAAGCAGTGCTCATGGACCGGGCGGCCCAGGTCCTCCTGGAGCTTCCTAAGGCACAAACCTGAGGTTTGTGGGCCCCACGGAGTGCTGGCAACCTTTGAAGTTTGGGGAGGTGGGCCTGGTGGGAGACGTGAACTTCGTGGCCCGGGTTCAAGGTCCGGCCCTACCTCATGCGCCTGGGCAGCCTTGATGAAGTTCTGCAGGTTCACAACATAGGCAATGGCCTCGCTGTAAGGGGACTGGGCGCTGCTGGGTGGGAAATGCCAGCCCTAGTCCAGCGTGTGTTGTCGCTGACTCACTGCTAGATGGAGTCTTTGCAGAGGTTTTTATTCTTCGTCTGTTTgttggcttttgttttgtttttgcagagGTTTTATTAGCAGTCTCTGGGAGGTGGGCTTGGTCCCTGAAGCCGTGGGCCTCCTAACCTGGAAAGGATTGAAGAGTTCAGGGATTtaaggggctgggggcagggtgtGTGTCTCTCAGGTGTGTCTTCTGGTCCCATTTTATTTTACGGAGTGTGCCAGTGTTACTCAAAAACTAGATCCAATTTTCAAACAAACCCTTCGCAGAAGTATGGCTGGGAGTAACACGTCAGAGCTGGCTCagccctcccctgctccccccTGAGACCCCCCCCACTGGCCATCAGGAGAGGGGCATGGTCCCTTTGGCTCCCTGGGCAGGCGGTCCGCGAGGGCGCACCTGGAGCCCCGGCGGCGGGCGCCCACCCAGCCCCTCCTCTACccgcttcctcctccaggagggccCCCGCCTCTGGAGTTCCTGCGGACCTGCTATGGGGGCAGCTTCCTGGTGCACCAGTCCTTCCTGTACAAGCGGGAGAAAGCCGTGGGGGACAAGGTGTACTGGACGTGCCGTGACCACACGCAGCACGGCTGCCGCAGCCGTGCCATCACCCAGGGCCGGCGGGTGACAGTGATGCGGGGCCATTGCCACGCGCCCGACCTGGAAGGCCTGAAGGCCCGGCGGCAGCAGGAGCGGGCCATGGCGGCACTGCGGGCCCAGCCGGGCGGCCCCGGGGGCCCAGAGGACAAGCCGCTCCAAGGCGTGGACAGCCTGCTCTACCGCAGAGGGCCCGGGCCCCTGACTCTCACCAGGCCCCGGCCCAGGAAGCGCCTGATGGCCAACGACGAGGAGCTCCCGGCTGAGCCCCAGGGCGAGGAGGACAAGGACGAGGACCCGGGTGAGTCCACACCTGCTGGACCGGACCTCCCTCCAGTCTTGCTCCCCAAGGTTCCAGGAGGCGGGAGGGGGCGACACCAGGCCTGACCTGGCCCCCAGCTCCCCCAGCTTCTGTCCCAGGTTCCCCCCACCTACCCACACTCCCATCTCTCCCCAGGAGGCCCCGAGTTCCTGAGGACCCCTCTGGGGGGCAGCTTCCTGGTGTATGAGTCCTTCCTCTACCGGCGGGAGAAGGCGGCCGGGGAGAAGGTGTACTGGACGTGCCGGGACCAGGCCCGCATGGGCTGCCGCAGCCGAGCCATCACCCAGGGCCGGCAGGTGACGGTGATGCGAGGGCACTGCCACCCGCCTGACCTGGGGGGCCTGGAGGCGCTGCGGCAGCGGGAGAAACGCCCCGGCACAGCCCAGCGAGGAAGCACAGGTTGGTCAGACagatggggcggggggtgggggcagcctcGGTGGACAGGCAGGAGACCCAGACTGCCCACCGTGCCCTCTTGACCTCCAGCAAACATCCTCCTGTCCTTACTGGAAACTTCTGGAAGGTTGCAgctccctcctggctcctctcctccctgtcctcccctccGGCGCCCCCACCTCACCtcatccccttcctctccctcctgcccagACCAGCCCGGAACCTCTGCACACCAGATCAACCCGGGCTCCCTTTGCTCCTTCTCgtcttttcctttcttgtttcgCATGTATAGGatttatggtggtggtggtggtttactcaccaagtcgtgtctgactcttgcaaccccgtggactgtagcctgccagcttcctctgtccatgggattctccaggcaagaatacaggagtggattgccatttccttctccaggggatcttcccgatccgggaattgaacctgggtcttctgcattgtaggcagattctttaccagctgaactacaagggaagacTACAATAGGATTTATAGAGAAAGCTGATTGCACAGAGCAGTTTCTCATTTttccggggcggggcgggagggtGGGCGGTGGCTGACATCATGCCCAGTAACAAGCATTGAGGGCTGAAGGTGACACGGTCCTGTGATTGCTTCGCTCTCCCGCAGCACCTGCCACCGTCCCTCAGGGCTGGGCAGTGAGGGTCCCGggccctcctcccaccttcgaccGCCCCACAGGGCCTGTGTCTGACCCTCGCGAGGCCTCAGTAACTCACATATTAACATCTTGCCAAGAGCAGCCCTGGCCCGGCCCTCTGCTCGCTGGGGCTCTCCGCTCAGGTCCGTCCATGActccacctgcttctcctccGGGGTTCCCAGTCCCAGACTTTACTGAATCGCCTTCAGAGCCTGGCTGGCCCTAAAATTCTCTAACTCGAGACCTCTGATT is a genomic window of Bubalus kerabau isolate K-KA32 ecotype Philippines breed swamp buffalo chromosome 23, PCC_UOA_SB_1v2, whole genome shotgun sequence containing:
- the FLYWCH1 gene encoding FLYWCH-type zinc finger-containing protein 1 isoform X2; this encodes MPLPEPSEQEGESVKAGQEPSPEPPEPGTDVVLEAPTKPMEFSELVLLAASTESGDGVDTQPEEVHCVLTLEMADPDTLAGTPQILPVEGQCGVVQPRPQTQPLKPSKPNIVTQPLEFLRTPFGGRLLVLESFLYKQEKAVGDKVYWKCREHTELGCRGRAITRGSRATVMRGHCHPPDEEGLAARRQRQKQPGPALPEGVAGSQGPSSLVEEPLEGAGPWLCPVEPDPTPGPMLSYLVPEEDEGLRALALLRLPPKKRSTLGSRGPPPLEFLRTCYGGSFLVHQSFLYKREKAVGDKVYWTCRDHTQHGCRSRAITQGRRVTVMRGHCHAPDLEGLKARRQQERAMAALRAQPGGPGGPEDKPLQGVDSLLYRRGPGPLTLTRPRPRKRLMANDEELPAEPQGEEDKDEDPGGPEFLRTPLGGSFLVYESFLYRREKAAGEKVYWTCRDQARMGCRSRAITQGRQVTVMRGHCHPPDLGGLEALRQREKRPGTAQRGSTGGPEFLRTPLGGSFLVYESFLYRREKAAGEKVYWTCRDQARMGCRSRAITQGPRVMVMRRHCHPPDLGGLEALRQREQLPSPAQREGSETPQPLEFLRTSLGGRFLVYESFLYRKEKAAGEKVYWMCRDQARKGCRSRAITQGLRVTVMRGHCHPPDLAGLEALRQREQLPSLAQQEDPEKVKLLPEVQLCLETCAPECQQSYGKVESTQPNSESQ
- the FLYWCH1 gene encoding FLYWCH-type zinc finger-containing protein 1 isoform X1 produces the protein MPLPEPSEQEGESVKAGQEPSPEPPEPGTDVVLEAPTKPMEFSELVLLAASTESGDGVDTQPEEVHCVLTLEMADPDTLAGTPQILPVEGQCGVVQPRPQTQPLKPSKPNIVTQPLEFLRTPFGGRLLVLESFLYKQEKAVGDKVYWKCREHTELGCRGRAITRGSRATVMRGHCHPPDEEGLAARRQRQKQPGPALPEGVAGSQGPSSLVEEPLEGAGPWLCPVEPDPTPGPMLSYLVPEEDEGLRALALLRLPPKKRSTLGSRGPPPLEFLRTCYGGSFLVHQSFLYKREKAVGDKVYWTCRDHTQHGCRSRAITQGRRVTVMRGHCHAPDLEGLKARRQQERAMAALRAQPGGPGGPEDKPLQGVDSLLYRRGPGPLTLTRPRPRKRLMANDEELPAEPQGEEDKDEDPGGPEFLRTPLGGSFLVYESFLYRREKAAGEKVYWTCRDQARMGCRSRAITQGRQVTVMRGHCHPPDLGGLEALRQREKRPGTAQRGSTGGPEFLRTPLGGSFLVYESFLYRREKAAGEKVYWTCRDQARMGCRSRAITQGPRVMVMRRHCHPPDLGGLEALRQREQLPSPAQREGSGSETPQPLEFLRTSLGGRFLVYESFLYRKEKAAGEKVYWMCRDQARKGCRSRAITQGLRVTVMRGHCHPPDLAGLEALRQREQLPSLAQQEDPEKVKLLPEVQLCLETCAPECQQSYGKVESTQPNSESQ